In the genome of Tripterygium wilfordii isolate XIE 37 chromosome 19, ASM1340144v1, whole genome shotgun sequence, one region contains:
- the LOC119985812 gene encoding BTB/POZ domain-containing protein At1g04390 isoform X3, with the protein MRPTSASSSKQRGENTRGSVVSGHLRTLHQRLSDALKLGTRNFDGNTWKWQCTDIETQRYVVRSINAVLDCALGDVCVSQHPLIKDLAADMIAALVWILSCKNEALLCTAANAVLKLIRVVPNSILQQYVLELVNPLSSLLSSSQLDVAASSAMALNTILSHLSVRKEEKVWKTLKETKAVFSVINNIKGLSDGAVLNEYFEVMASVLATILQRWPPSRYHVWNDAKLMQDLEAILVKPYISTKVPVLKLYSALALCSSGMKKLLENEAGLLKMIVNCIGSSQPIPVRIEGFKLARRLLADEQGYLRMMSLSCEPIVESIIHEMSRGRQHSGKFANEKMSLLVEACRLALLICWEGKQHIYFWKHGIDRVLLDLLREDFLNGLPQHLLSVEDHISLARDGLKPNSLLALRPYIWDILGWLAIHAKEDFNPNMHGPLIHINLLITSACLAFADSIRKGGYICQGDVADSEPASRAALMMVYSPCKYIASKARFILSEILKPNDIEYLQHLLDTLNYASGDSCGTSNILRTIINLMGLTCYCALPQYQSHVIESDGINTLFTIIRCCLSNYVAVERLSFASHLRYLYSERTCCWVCPEDWEGKDVCLLYGLWGLSELVHCYYVRNSLDVFMGKMNYTKTELVNTLFEICTYTSSHGPRWYAAYILSHFGIYGFPNKLAKRIGKALNGDTYADMQLRLTNGQSVSAHGVVLATQCPSLLPPEESDPNGKTSDVSSARDDANELSGKFQKVVRLSSHVDPESLMKLLEYVYFGYLQAGEEEVMKLKILAKRCKLQPLVRLLCRRRPLCGTLVSSFDLTPALGSSWQSFSDIILEAKAAEQTCWTCSLCSLLVPHVHAHKVILSSGCDYLRALFQSGMQESCSKTIKVPVSWEAMVELVHWFYTDKLPSLTFGCLWDNMHTQGRFYKLQPYVELYQLAEFWCLDAVHDACFRVIISCLDSDGLLSSKVIQFAFNLSLWKLAEVAAKYMAPLYRQLLNSGDLEDLDDALVEMVRAASVQLSHEDVS; encoded by the exons atgagACCAACTTCGGCTTCTTCTTCGAAACAGAGAGGAGAAAATACCAGAGGCAGCGTTGTCAGTGGTCATCTGCGTACTCTCCATCAGCGTCTCTCTGATGCTCTCAAACTTGGTACCAG AAATTTTGATGGAAACACATGGAAATGGCAATGCACTGATATTGAGACACAGAGATATGTAGTCCGGTCAATTAACGCCGTCCTTGATTGCGCTCTTGGAGATGTGTGTGTGTCACAGCATCCACTAATAAAG GATTTGGCTGCTGATATGATAGCGGCATTGGTATGGATTCTTTCTTGTAAAAACGAAGCCTTACTGTGTACAGCAGCAAATGCAGTGTTAAAGTTGATAAGAGTTGTACCCAATTCAATACTGCAGCAATATGTGCTAGAGCTTGTTAATCCTTTGTCATCCTTATTATCTTCTAGTCAATTAGACGTTGCTGCCTCATCTGCAATGGCTTTAAACACAATCCTCTCTCATCTGAGTGTAAGGAAGGAGGAAAAGGTCTGGAAGacattaaaagaaacaaaagctgTTTTTTCTgtaattaataatataaaaggGCTTTCTGATGGTGCTGTGCTGAACGAATATTTTGAAGTAATGGCGTCTGTGCTGGCAACAATACTGCAGCGTTGGCCTCCATCTAGATATCATGTTTGGAACGATGCTAAACTGATGCAAGATTTAGAGGCTATCCTTGTAAAGCCTTATATTTCCACCAAAGTACCAGTTCTGAAGTTATATTCTGCTTTAG CTCTATGTTCTAGTGGGATGAAGAAGCTTCTAGAAAATGAAGCAGGTCTTTTAAAGATGATAGTTAACTGCATCGGAAGCTCCCAACCTATTCCTGTTCGCATAGAGGGATTTAAACTTGCCCGGCGTTTATTG GCAGATGAACAGGGATATTTGAGAATGATGAGTTTGTCTTGCGAGCCCATTGTTGAATCCATAATTCATGAGATGAGCAGAGGACGCCAACATTCTGGAAAATTTGCCAATGAAAAAATGTCTTTACTAGTGGAGGCATGTCGTTTGGCACTGCTTATCTGTTGGGAAGGGAAGCAGCATATATATTTTTGGAAGCATGGAATTGACAGGGTCCTTTTGGATCTTCTTCGAGAAGATTTTCTAAATGGGTTACCTCAACATTTGCTGTCTGTTGAAGACCATATATCCTTAGCAAGGGATGGTCTTAAGCCCAATTCTCTTCTTGCTTTGAGGCCATACATCTGGGATATTCTTGGATGGCTTGCAATACATGCTAAAGAAGATTTTAATCCCAACATGCATGGACCTCTAATACACATTAACCTTCTCATTACTTCTGCATG CTTGGCTTTTGCGGATTCAATAAGGAAAGGGGGTTATATATGTCAGGGTGATGTAGCTGATAGTGAACCAGCTTCAAGGGCAGCTTTGATGATGGTTTATTCTCCCTGCAAATATATAGCATCAAAGGCCAGATTCATACTGTCTGAAATTCTGAAGCCAAATGACATTGAATATCTGCAACACTTACTGGATACTTTAAATTACGCATCTGGGGACAGTTGCGGAACGTCAAATATACTTAGAACTATCATTAATTTAATGGGCTTGACGTGTTATTGCGCTTTACCCCAGTATCAAAGCCATGTTATAGAGAGTGATGGGATAAATACATTGTTCACTATAATAAGGTGCTGCTTAAGTAATTATGTTGCTGTTGAAAGGCTGAGCTTTGCTTCTCATTTGCGTTATTTGTATAGTGAGAGGACTTGTTGCTGGGTTTGTCCGGAAGATTGGGAAGGCAAAGATGTTTGCCTGCTTTATGGGTTGTGGGGGCTATCTGAGTTGGTACACTGTTATTATGTAAGAAACAGTCTAGATGTGTTTATGGGTAAGATGAACTACACTAAAACTGAACTAGTTAATACACTTTTCGAGATATGCACTTATACTTCTAGTCATGGACCAAGATGGTATGCTGCATATATTCTTAGTCATTTTGGAATTTATGGTTTTCCTAATAAACTTGCGAAAAGGATTGGGAAAGCACTTAATGGGGATACTTATGCAGACATGCAACTCAGGCTCACAAATGGGCAGTCTGTAAGTGCTCATGGTGTTGTTCTTGCCACTCAATGCCCATCATTGCTACCTCCTGAAGAATCGGATCCTAATGGTAAAACATCTGATGTTTCTTCAGCAAGAGACGACGCCAATGAGCTGTCTGGAAAGTTTCAGAAAGTAGTTCGTTTATCTTCTCATGTTGATCCTGAGTCATTGATGAAATTGTTGGAGTACGTTTACTTTGGATATCTGCAGgctggagaagaagaagttatGAAGTTAAAGATTCTCGCCAAACGTTGTAAGTTGCAACCTTTGGTACGACTTCTTTGCAGGAGGCGTCCACTATGTGGTACTCTTGTATCCAGCTTTGATCTTACTCCAGCTCTTGGGTCCAGCTGGCAATCATTTTC GGATATCATCTTGGAAGCTAAGGCAGCTGAACAGACTTGCTGGACATGCAGTCTTTGCTCTCTACTGGTGCCTCATGTGCATGCTCACAAGGTTATATTATCTTCAGGTTGTGATTACCTGAGGGCCTTGTTCCAGTCAGGAATGCAGGAGAG CTGCTCAAAGACCATAAAGGTTCCTGTTAGCTGGGAAGCAATGGTTGAACTGGTGCACTGGTTTTACACTGATAAGCTGCCGAGTCTTACCTTTGGATGTTTATGGGATAATATGCATACTCAGGGAAGGTTTTACAAGCTACAACCATATGTGGAACTTTATCAGCTTGCTGAGTTCTGGTGTTTGGACGCTGTTCATGATGCCTGTTTTAGGGTGATTATTTCATGTTTAGATTCTGATGGACTCTTGTCTTCTAAAGTAATCCAATTTGCTTTTAATTTATCCCTCTGGAAGTTGGCTGAAGTTGCAGCGAAGTACATGGCCCCTTTATATCGTCAACTACTCAACTCTGGGGATCTTGAGGACCTAGATGATGCGTTGGTTGAAATGGTCCGTGCTGCCTCTGTTCAACTTTCTCATGAGGATG TTTCTTGA
- the LOC119985812 gene encoding BTB/POZ domain-containing protein At1g04390 isoform X2 has protein sequence MRPTSASSSKQRGENTRGSVVSGHLRTLHQRLSDALKLGTRNFDGNTWKWQCTDIETQRYVVRSINAVLDCALGDVCVSQHPLIKDLAADMIAALVWILSCKNEALLCTAANAVLKLIRVVPNSILQQYVLELVNPLSSLLSSSQLDVAASSAMALNTILSHLSVRKEEKVWKTLKETKAVFSVINNIKGLSDGAVLNEYFEVMASVLATILQRWPPSRYHVWNDAKLMQDLEAILVKPYISTKVPVLKLYSALALCSSGMKKLLENEAGLLKMIVNCIGSSQPIPVRIEGFKLARRLLADEQGYLRMMSLSCEPIVESIIHEMSRGRQHSGKFANEKMSLLVEACRLALLICWEGKQHIYFWKHGIDRVLLDLLREDFLNGLPQHLLSVEDHISLARDGLKPNSLLALRPYIWDILGWLAIHAKEDFNPNMHGPLIHINLLITSACLAFADSIRKGGYICQGDVADSEPASRAALMMVYSPCKYIASKARFILSEILKPNDIEYLQHLLDTLNYASGDSCGTSNILRTIINLMGLTCYCALPQYQSHVIESDGINTLFTIIRCCLSNYVAVERLSFASHLRYLYSERTCCWVCPEDWEGKDVCLLYGLWGLSELVHCYYVRNSLDVFMGKMNYTKTELVNTLFEICTYTSSHGPRWYAAYILSHFGIYGFPNKLAKRIGKALNGDTYADMQLRLTNGQSVSAHGVVLATQCPSLLPPEESDPNGKTSDVSSARDDANELSGKFQKVVRLSSHVDPESLMKLLEYVYFGYLQAGEEEVMKLKILAKRCKLQPLVRLLCRRRPLCGTLVSSFDLTPALGSSWQSFSDIILEAKAAEQTCWTCSLCSLLVPHVHAHKVILSSGCDYLRALFQSGMQESCSKTIKVPVSWEAMVELVHWFYTDKLPSLTFGCLWDNMHTQGRFYKLQPYVELYQLAEFWCLDAVHDACFRVIISCLDSDGLLSSKVIQFAFNLSLWKLAEVAAKYMAPLYRQLLNSGDLEDLDDALVEMVRAASVQLSHEDVLL, from the exons atgagACCAACTTCGGCTTCTTCTTCGAAACAGAGAGGAGAAAATACCAGAGGCAGCGTTGTCAGTGGTCATCTGCGTACTCTCCATCAGCGTCTCTCTGATGCTCTCAAACTTGGTACCAG AAATTTTGATGGAAACACATGGAAATGGCAATGCACTGATATTGAGACACAGAGATATGTAGTCCGGTCAATTAACGCCGTCCTTGATTGCGCTCTTGGAGATGTGTGTGTGTCACAGCATCCACTAATAAAG GATTTGGCTGCTGATATGATAGCGGCATTGGTATGGATTCTTTCTTGTAAAAACGAAGCCTTACTGTGTACAGCAGCAAATGCAGTGTTAAAGTTGATAAGAGTTGTACCCAATTCAATACTGCAGCAATATGTGCTAGAGCTTGTTAATCCTTTGTCATCCTTATTATCTTCTAGTCAATTAGACGTTGCTGCCTCATCTGCAATGGCTTTAAACACAATCCTCTCTCATCTGAGTGTAAGGAAGGAGGAAAAGGTCTGGAAGacattaaaagaaacaaaagctgTTTTTTCTgtaattaataatataaaaggGCTTTCTGATGGTGCTGTGCTGAACGAATATTTTGAAGTAATGGCGTCTGTGCTGGCAACAATACTGCAGCGTTGGCCTCCATCTAGATATCATGTTTGGAACGATGCTAAACTGATGCAAGATTTAGAGGCTATCCTTGTAAAGCCTTATATTTCCACCAAAGTACCAGTTCTGAAGTTATATTCTGCTTTAG CTCTATGTTCTAGTGGGATGAAGAAGCTTCTAGAAAATGAAGCAGGTCTTTTAAAGATGATAGTTAACTGCATCGGAAGCTCCCAACCTATTCCTGTTCGCATAGAGGGATTTAAACTTGCCCGGCGTTTATTG GCAGATGAACAGGGATATTTGAGAATGATGAGTTTGTCTTGCGAGCCCATTGTTGAATCCATAATTCATGAGATGAGCAGAGGACGCCAACATTCTGGAAAATTTGCCAATGAAAAAATGTCTTTACTAGTGGAGGCATGTCGTTTGGCACTGCTTATCTGTTGGGAAGGGAAGCAGCATATATATTTTTGGAAGCATGGAATTGACAGGGTCCTTTTGGATCTTCTTCGAGAAGATTTTCTAAATGGGTTACCTCAACATTTGCTGTCTGTTGAAGACCATATATCCTTAGCAAGGGATGGTCTTAAGCCCAATTCTCTTCTTGCTTTGAGGCCATACATCTGGGATATTCTTGGATGGCTTGCAATACATGCTAAAGAAGATTTTAATCCCAACATGCATGGACCTCTAATACACATTAACCTTCTCATTACTTCTGCATG CTTGGCTTTTGCGGATTCAATAAGGAAAGGGGGTTATATATGTCAGGGTGATGTAGCTGATAGTGAACCAGCTTCAAGGGCAGCTTTGATGATGGTTTATTCTCCCTGCAAATATATAGCATCAAAGGCCAGATTCATACTGTCTGAAATTCTGAAGCCAAATGACATTGAATATCTGCAACACTTACTGGATACTTTAAATTACGCATCTGGGGACAGTTGCGGAACGTCAAATATACTTAGAACTATCATTAATTTAATGGGCTTGACGTGTTATTGCGCTTTACCCCAGTATCAAAGCCATGTTATAGAGAGTGATGGGATAAATACATTGTTCACTATAATAAGGTGCTGCTTAAGTAATTATGTTGCTGTTGAAAGGCTGAGCTTTGCTTCTCATTTGCGTTATTTGTATAGTGAGAGGACTTGTTGCTGGGTTTGTCCGGAAGATTGGGAAGGCAAAGATGTTTGCCTGCTTTATGGGTTGTGGGGGCTATCTGAGTTGGTACACTGTTATTATGTAAGAAACAGTCTAGATGTGTTTATGGGTAAGATGAACTACACTAAAACTGAACTAGTTAATACACTTTTCGAGATATGCACTTATACTTCTAGTCATGGACCAAGATGGTATGCTGCATATATTCTTAGTCATTTTGGAATTTATGGTTTTCCTAATAAACTTGCGAAAAGGATTGGGAAAGCACTTAATGGGGATACTTATGCAGACATGCAACTCAGGCTCACAAATGGGCAGTCTGTAAGTGCTCATGGTGTTGTTCTTGCCACTCAATGCCCATCATTGCTACCTCCTGAAGAATCGGATCCTAATGGTAAAACATCTGATGTTTCTTCAGCAAGAGACGACGCCAATGAGCTGTCTGGAAAGTTTCAGAAAGTAGTTCGTTTATCTTCTCATGTTGATCCTGAGTCATTGATGAAATTGTTGGAGTACGTTTACTTTGGATATCTGCAGgctggagaagaagaagttatGAAGTTAAAGATTCTCGCCAAACGTTGTAAGTTGCAACCTTTGGTACGACTTCTTTGCAGGAGGCGTCCACTATGTGGTACTCTTGTATCCAGCTTTGATCTTACTCCAGCTCTTGGGTCCAGCTGGCAATCATTTTC GGATATCATCTTGGAAGCTAAGGCAGCTGAACAGACTTGCTGGACATGCAGTCTTTGCTCTCTACTGGTGCCTCATGTGCATGCTCACAAGGTTATATTATCTTCAGGTTGTGATTACCTGAGGGCCTTGTTCCAGTCAGGAATGCAGGAGAG CTGCTCAAAGACCATAAAGGTTCCTGTTAGCTGGGAAGCAATGGTTGAACTGGTGCACTGGTTTTACACTGATAAGCTGCCGAGTCTTACCTTTGGATGTTTATGGGATAATATGCATACTCAGGGAAGGTTTTACAAGCTACAACCATATGTGGAACTTTATCAGCTTGCTGAGTTCTGGTGTTTGGACGCTGTTCATGATGCCTGTTTTAGGGTGATTATTTCATGTTTAGATTCTGATGGACTCTTGTCTTCTAAAGTAATCCAATTTGCTTTTAATTTATCCCTCTGGAAGTTGGCTGAAGTTGCAGCGAAGTACATGGCCCCTTTATATCGTCAACTACTCAACTCTGGGGATCTTGAGGACCTAGATGATGCGTTGGTTGAAATGGTCCGTGCTGCCTCTGTTCAACTTTCTCATGAGGATG TTTTGTTGTGA
- the LOC119985812 gene encoding BTB/POZ domain-containing protein At1g04390 isoform X1 has product MRPTSASSSKQRGENTRGSVVSGHLRTLHQRLSDALKLGTRNFDGNTWKWQCTDIETQRYVVRSINAVLDCALGDVCVSQHPLIKDLAADMIAALVWILSCKNEALLCTAANAVLKLIRVVPNSILQQYVLELVNPLSSLLSSSQLDVAASSAMALNTILSHLSVRKEEKVWKTLKETKAVFSVINNIKGLSDGAVLNEYFEVMASVLATILQRWPPSRYHVWNDAKLMQDLEAILVKPYISTKVPVLKLYSALALCSSGMKKLLENEAGLLKMIVNCIGSSQPIPVRIEGFKLARRLLADEQGYLRMMSLSCEPIVESIIHEMSRGRQHSGKFANEKMSLLVEACRLALLICWEGKQHIYFWKHGIDRVLLDLLREDFLNGLPQHLLSVEDHISLARDGLKPNSLLALRPYIWDILGWLAIHAKEDFNPNMHGPLIHINLLITSACLAFADSIRKGGYICQGDVADSEPASRAALMMVYSPCKYIASKARFILSEILKPNDIEYLQHLLDTLNYASGDSCGTSNILRTIINLMGLTCYCALPQYQSHVIESDGINTLFTIIRCCLSNYVAVERLSFASHLRYLYSERTCCWVCPEDWEGKDVCLLYGLWGLSELVHCYYVRNSLDVFMGKMNYTKTELVNTLFEICTYTSSHGPRWYAAYILSHFGIYGFPNKLAKRIGKALNGDTYADMQLRLTNGQSVSAHGVVLATQCPSLLPPEESDPNGKTSDVSSARDDANELSGKFQKVVRLSSHVDPESLMKLLEYVYFGYLQAGEEEVMKLKILAKRCKLQPLVRLLCRRRPLCGTLVSSFDLTPALGSSWQSFSDIILEAKAAEQTCWTCSLCSLLVPHVHAHKVILSSGCDYLRALFQSGMQESCSKTIKVPVSWEAMVELVHWFYTDKLPSLTFGCLWDNMHTQGRFYKLQPYVELYQLAEFWCLDAVHDACFRVIISCLDSDGLLSSKVIQFAFNLSLWKLAEVAAKYMAPLYRQLLNSGDLEDLDDALVEMVRAASVQLSHEDVAIKGREIEHYMGDYQDFNI; this is encoded by the exons atgagACCAACTTCGGCTTCTTCTTCGAAACAGAGAGGAGAAAATACCAGAGGCAGCGTTGTCAGTGGTCATCTGCGTACTCTCCATCAGCGTCTCTCTGATGCTCTCAAACTTGGTACCAG AAATTTTGATGGAAACACATGGAAATGGCAATGCACTGATATTGAGACACAGAGATATGTAGTCCGGTCAATTAACGCCGTCCTTGATTGCGCTCTTGGAGATGTGTGTGTGTCACAGCATCCACTAATAAAG GATTTGGCTGCTGATATGATAGCGGCATTGGTATGGATTCTTTCTTGTAAAAACGAAGCCTTACTGTGTACAGCAGCAAATGCAGTGTTAAAGTTGATAAGAGTTGTACCCAATTCAATACTGCAGCAATATGTGCTAGAGCTTGTTAATCCTTTGTCATCCTTATTATCTTCTAGTCAATTAGACGTTGCTGCCTCATCTGCAATGGCTTTAAACACAATCCTCTCTCATCTGAGTGTAAGGAAGGAGGAAAAGGTCTGGAAGacattaaaagaaacaaaagctgTTTTTTCTgtaattaataatataaaaggGCTTTCTGATGGTGCTGTGCTGAACGAATATTTTGAAGTAATGGCGTCTGTGCTGGCAACAATACTGCAGCGTTGGCCTCCATCTAGATATCATGTTTGGAACGATGCTAAACTGATGCAAGATTTAGAGGCTATCCTTGTAAAGCCTTATATTTCCACCAAAGTACCAGTTCTGAAGTTATATTCTGCTTTAG CTCTATGTTCTAGTGGGATGAAGAAGCTTCTAGAAAATGAAGCAGGTCTTTTAAAGATGATAGTTAACTGCATCGGAAGCTCCCAACCTATTCCTGTTCGCATAGAGGGATTTAAACTTGCCCGGCGTTTATTG GCAGATGAACAGGGATATTTGAGAATGATGAGTTTGTCTTGCGAGCCCATTGTTGAATCCATAATTCATGAGATGAGCAGAGGACGCCAACATTCTGGAAAATTTGCCAATGAAAAAATGTCTTTACTAGTGGAGGCATGTCGTTTGGCACTGCTTATCTGTTGGGAAGGGAAGCAGCATATATATTTTTGGAAGCATGGAATTGACAGGGTCCTTTTGGATCTTCTTCGAGAAGATTTTCTAAATGGGTTACCTCAACATTTGCTGTCTGTTGAAGACCATATATCCTTAGCAAGGGATGGTCTTAAGCCCAATTCTCTTCTTGCTTTGAGGCCATACATCTGGGATATTCTTGGATGGCTTGCAATACATGCTAAAGAAGATTTTAATCCCAACATGCATGGACCTCTAATACACATTAACCTTCTCATTACTTCTGCATG CTTGGCTTTTGCGGATTCAATAAGGAAAGGGGGTTATATATGTCAGGGTGATGTAGCTGATAGTGAACCAGCTTCAAGGGCAGCTTTGATGATGGTTTATTCTCCCTGCAAATATATAGCATCAAAGGCCAGATTCATACTGTCTGAAATTCTGAAGCCAAATGACATTGAATATCTGCAACACTTACTGGATACTTTAAATTACGCATCTGGGGACAGTTGCGGAACGTCAAATATACTTAGAACTATCATTAATTTAATGGGCTTGACGTGTTATTGCGCTTTACCCCAGTATCAAAGCCATGTTATAGAGAGTGATGGGATAAATACATTGTTCACTATAATAAGGTGCTGCTTAAGTAATTATGTTGCTGTTGAAAGGCTGAGCTTTGCTTCTCATTTGCGTTATTTGTATAGTGAGAGGACTTGTTGCTGGGTTTGTCCGGAAGATTGGGAAGGCAAAGATGTTTGCCTGCTTTATGGGTTGTGGGGGCTATCTGAGTTGGTACACTGTTATTATGTAAGAAACAGTCTAGATGTGTTTATGGGTAAGATGAACTACACTAAAACTGAACTAGTTAATACACTTTTCGAGATATGCACTTATACTTCTAGTCATGGACCAAGATGGTATGCTGCATATATTCTTAGTCATTTTGGAATTTATGGTTTTCCTAATAAACTTGCGAAAAGGATTGGGAAAGCACTTAATGGGGATACTTATGCAGACATGCAACTCAGGCTCACAAATGGGCAGTCTGTAAGTGCTCATGGTGTTGTTCTTGCCACTCAATGCCCATCATTGCTACCTCCTGAAGAATCGGATCCTAATGGTAAAACATCTGATGTTTCTTCAGCAAGAGACGACGCCAATGAGCTGTCTGGAAAGTTTCAGAAAGTAGTTCGTTTATCTTCTCATGTTGATCCTGAGTCATTGATGAAATTGTTGGAGTACGTTTACTTTGGATATCTGCAGgctggagaagaagaagttatGAAGTTAAAGATTCTCGCCAAACGTTGTAAGTTGCAACCTTTGGTACGACTTCTTTGCAGGAGGCGTCCACTATGTGGTACTCTTGTATCCAGCTTTGATCTTACTCCAGCTCTTGGGTCCAGCTGGCAATCATTTTC GGATATCATCTTGGAAGCTAAGGCAGCTGAACAGACTTGCTGGACATGCAGTCTTTGCTCTCTACTGGTGCCTCATGTGCATGCTCACAAGGTTATATTATCTTCAGGTTGTGATTACCTGAGGGCCTTGTTCCAGTCAGGAATGCAGGAGAG CTGCTCAAAGACCATAAAGGTTCCTGTTAGCTGGGAAGCAATGGTTGAACTGGTGCACTGGTTTTACACTGATAAGCTGCCGAGTCTTACCTTTGGATGTTTATGGGATAATATGCATACTCAGGGAAGGTTTTACAAGCTACAACCATATGTGGAACTTTATCAGCTTGCTGAGTTCTGGTGTTTGGACGCTGTTCATGATGCCTGTTTTAGGGTGATTATTTCATGTTTAGATTCTGATGGACTCTTGTCTTCTAAAGTAATCCAATTTGCTTTTAATTTATCCCTCTGGAAGTTGGCTGAAGTTGCAGCGAAGTACATGGCCCCTTTATATCGTCAACTACTCAACTCTGGGGATCTTGAGGACCTAGATGATGCGTTGGTTGAAATGGTCCGTGCTGCCTCTGTTCAACTTTCTCATGAGGATG TTGCCATTAAAGGGAGAGAAATAGAGCATTACATGGGAGACTACCAAGATTTTAATATATGA